A stretch of the Candidatus Poribacteria bacterium genome encodes the following:
- a CDS encoding O-acetyl-ADP-ribose deacetylase: MQTQIAETNLELIQGDITKAQVDAIVNAANSALVGGGGVDGAIRRAGGDAIEQACAEIRSREGGCPTGKAVITPGGNLHAKYVIHTVGPVWEGGDSGEAELLASCYQESLQLAAENGVQSIAFPSISTGIYGYPTEKAAVVALTAVKELMLQNNTVPTTIQFVLFDEATHTCYLDALLTVFGK, translated from the coding sequence ATGCAAACACAAATTGCAGAAACGAATCTGGAACTCATACAGGGCGATATAACCAAAGCACAAGTCGATGCTATCGTGAACGCTGCGAACAGTGCACTTGTCGGTGGTGGCGGTGTAGACGGCGCAATCCGTCGCGCGGGTGGTGATGCAATTGAGCAAGCCTGTGCGGAAATTCGTTCGCGTGAAGGCGGTTGTCCTACCGGAAAAGCGGTTATTACACCGGGCGGCAATCTTCACGCGAAATATGTGATTCACACGGTGGGACCTGTTTGGGAGGGTGGCGATTCGGGTGAAGCGGAATTGCTTGCGAGTTGTTATCAGGAGAGTCTCCAACTTGCTGCGGAAAATGGTGTTCAGAGTATTGCTTTTCCTTCTATTAGTACCGGTATCTATGGATACCCAACAGAGAAGGCAGCAGTCGTCGCACTGACTGCGGTGAAAGAACTTATGCTCCAGAACAACACTGTGCCAACAACTATTCAGTTCGTCCTATTTGACGAGGCTACCCATACGTGCTATCTGGACGCTTTGCTCACTGTTTTTGGAAAATAA
- a CDS encoding DUF58 domain-containing protein, producing the protein MLTPQFLKQLEPFYIRAKRAFRSRFKGERRSPNRGVGMEFADYRVYEPGDDLRHVDWNIYARLGRLFIKLFHADEGLPLVLLVDNSQSMEFGSPTKLVCAKQITAALGYIALGHADSVAIYTCAERLSAVLPPASGTLQFSRLTNSLTAIEANGQTRLTECLKQLPMYQRHPCTVVILSDFLDPGGYEQGFKLLTGRGFSPFAIHLVSLEEITPQAYLESGTVGRDWLVEDAETGETKAITINAETLAQYQNQQQTFCNTLQRFCTNQGIGYAQLKSDMPIEPFILQELHKAGFVQRNR; encoded by the coding sequence ATGCTGACACCACAATTCCTCAAACAACTTGAACCCTTCTACATCCGTGCGAAACGCGCATTCCGAAGTCGATTCAAAGGTGAGCGGCGCAGTCCGAACCGTGGTGTAGGAATGGAATTTGCCGATTATCGTGTCTATGAACCCGGTGACGACCTGCGGCATGTCGATTGGAACATTTATGCACGCTTGGGTAGACTCTTTATTAAGCTCTTCCATGCTGACGAGGGGCTGCCACTCGTCCTACTCGTTGACAATAGTCAGTCTATGGAATTTGGCTCGCCGACCAAGTTAGTGTGTGCCAAACAGATTACCGCAGCGTTGGGTTATATCGCGTTAGGGCATGCTGACAGTGTCGCAATCTACACTTGCGCTGAACGGCTTTCTGCGGTGCTACCACCAGCATCAGGAACATTGCAATTCTCTCGTCTCACAAACTCGCTTACGGCAATCGAAGCAAACGGACAAACGCGACTGACGGAGTGTCTTAAGCAGCTGCCGATGTATCAACGGCACCCTTGCACGGTCGTCATTCTTTCCGATTTTTTGGATCCGGGTGGCTACGAACAGGGTTTCAAATTGCTCACAGGACGCGGCTTCTCGCCCTTCGCGATTCATCTGGTGAGTCTGGAGGAGATAACCCCACAGGCATACTTAGAAAGCGGGACGGTGGGAAGAGACTGGCTGGTAGAAGATGCCGAGACGGGTGAAACAAAAGCCATTACAATTAATGCCGAGACGCTCGCGCAATATCAGAATCAACAGCAGACATTTTGCAACACCTTGCAACGCTTCTGTACCAACCAAGGAATTGGCTACGCGCAACTCAAAAGCGATATGCCGATAGAACCTTTCATTTTACAGGAGCTGCACAAGGCGGGTTTTGTTCAGAGAAATCGATGA
- a CDS encoding carbon-nitrogen hydrolase family protein has translation MYQSVKVSAISLKPIKWDKASNAEKLEAFFVEAAKDNPQLILATEGVLEGYVVMDVIEGRATSEAMLDIAEPLDGAYIHRFRRLARQLKTCLCFGFAERCGTSAVYNSAVFIDTNGEICGTYHKTQFAEGTHPSWNFNCIGETIRAFDTPFGRAGILICNDRWNPLIARTLVLDGARFLLIPSYGSKGKAQNQTVLARARENGVPIVEANVGMNLIINKGEIVAYKWGNDQISTADIEIPSLPSTAAARRSEQEYLQAQGPEMEARYRKTIDRL, from the coding sequence ATGTACCAGTCAGTCAAAGTCTCCGCAATTTCGCTCAAACCTATCAAATGGGATAAAGCCTCCAACGCTGAAAAATTGGAGGCTTTCTTCGTTGAAGCCGCCAAAGATAACCCACAGTTGATTTTGGCGACCGAGGGTGTTTTGGAAGGCTACGTCGTTATGGATGTCATTGAAGGCAGAGCCACATCAGAGGCGATGCTCGACATCGCAGAACCGCTTGATGGCGCGTATATCCATCGATTCCGTCGGCTTGCCCGACAACTCAAGACGTGCCTCTGTTTCGGTTTCGCTGAACGGTGTGGCACCTCCGCTGTCTACAATTCCGCTGTATTTATTGATACCAATGGCGAGATATGCGGCACGTATCATAAAACACAGTTTGCGGAAGGTACGCATCCATCGTGGAACTTCAATTGCATCGGCGAGACGATTCGCGCGTTTGATACCCCTTTCGGACGCGCTGGTATCTTAATCTGCAATGACCGGTGGAATCCACTGATTGCACGGACGCTGGTTTTGGACGGCGCGCGATTCCTTCTGATTCCCTCCTACGGCTCAAAGGGTAAGGCACAGAATCAGACGGTGCTCGCCAGAGCGCGTGAAAACGGCGTGCCGATTGTGGAAGCAAACGTCGGCATGAATCTCATCATCAACAAAGGTGAGATTGTCGCATACAAATGGGGCAACGACCAGATTAGCACGGCGGACATTGAGATTCCTTCCCTTCCTTCAACCGCAGCGGCGCGCCGATCAGAGCAGGAATACTTGCAGGCTCAGGGTCCTGAGATGGAAGCCCGCTACCGGAAGACGATCGACCGTTTGTGA
- a CDS encoding terpene cyclase/mutase family protein gives MKMKTQRGFILILFLMFAVVQNGITANHETDASEYHELNEQVIASIDKGLEWLKGQQAEDGLFANHPGITALVLTAFLRHPENKYTEAEHPFIQKGLQRLVALQQSNGGIYDVDMQPALPNYNTSIAVMALSSTGNPEYASIIEKAQGFLKNLQVLDEESVYHGGIGYGSRQEVKDLSNLNIAIQALKESGSDDQEVWDKAIKFLERTQNRSESNDQSWSGNDGGFIYSPDGESKAGTDAAGSPRSYASMTYAGLLSFIYANVDKDDERVQAAFRWIKEHFTLEENYGMGAQGLYYHYHTMAKALRLYGDSTFVDSKGITHDWYREFAEKMIELQKPDGFWVNEQSRWMEADPRLVTAYVILGLDTAYPK, from the coding sequence ATGAAAATGAAAACGCAGCGTGGATTTATATTGATACTGTTCCTTATGTTTGCTGTTGTGCAGAACGGTATAACAGCGAATCATGAAACAGACGCATCCGAATACCACGAATTAAACGAGCAGGTTATCGCAAGCATTGACAAGGGATTAGAGTGGCTGAAAGGACAGCAAGCCGAAGACGGGTTATTCGCCAATCATCCAGGCATAACGGCACTTGTGCTCACCGCTTTTTTGCGGCATCCAGAGAACAAATACACGGAGGCAGAGCATCCGTTTATCCAAAAGGGACTTCAGCGGTTAGTTGCGCTGCAACAGTCGAACGGTGGCATCTACGATGTTGATATGCAGCCTGCCCTGCCGAATTACAATACCTCCATCGCGGTGATGGCACTTTCTTCAACCGGTAATCCTGAGTATGCCTCTATCATTGAAAAGGCGCAAGGTTTCTTGAAGAACCTACAAGTCTTAGACGAAGAGAGCGTCTATCACGGCGGAATCGGCTACGGCAGCCGTCAAGAGGTGAAAGACTTGTCCAATCTGAACATTGCCATCCAAGCACTCAAAGAGAGCGGTTCCGACGACCAAGAGGTGTGGGACAAGGCGATTAAGTTTCTGGAACGCACGCAGAATCGGAGTGAAAGCAACGATCAGTCGTGGTCAGGCAACGATGGCGGTTTCATCTATTCGCCTGATGGTGAAAGCAAAGCCGGTACGGATGCTGCAGGCAGCCCGCGTTCCTATGCCAGTATGACTTACGCCGGGTTGTTGAGTTTCATCTACGCGAATGTTGATAAGGACGATGAACGCGTGCAAGCGGCTTTCAGGTGGATAAAAGAGCATTTCACACTTGAAGAAAACTACGGCATGGGCGCGCAAGGGTTATATTATCACTATCACACAATGGCGAAGGCATTGCGACTTTATGGGGATTCAACCTTTGTAGACTCGAAGGGTATTACACATGATTGGTACCGAGAGTTCGCAGAAAAAATGATCGAGTTGCAGAAGCCCGATGGGTTTTGGGTAAATGAGCAAAGTCGCTGGATGGAAGCAGATCCGAGACTCGTGACCGCTTATGTAATTCTCGGTCTCGATACCGCTTACCCGAAATAG
- a CDS encoding Gfo/Idh/MocA family oxidoreductase, translated as MINTAVIGYGYAGRAFHSYLVGLADGLNLYAIATRDTERREAARAAYPNVQIYQTIDEVIADEAVDLVVLATPHDTHAELSIKAMDAGKHVVTDKIMAMNTDEADAMIAASQRNDVLLSVFHNRRWDWDYNTVRKIIDDGLLGTPYLFQVAIMRYGAPGGWRGVKRQSGGILYDWPAHFVDQALQLVTAPVESVFCDVHYNSRWDTDIGNYANLIIKFENDVRYQIEIGNLSKAEKPRWYIVGDLGGLIKSGLDPQEGPMREGNIDAAQQDPENYARVWTEAGGEDRELVVESIQTTWKSYYQNIADVLNKGEELVVKPEEIRKVMQVYDAAMQSADSGETVRI; from the coding sequence ATGATAAATACCGCCGTTATCGGCTACGGTTATGCTGGACGCGCTTTTCATTCCTATCTTGTCGGCTTGGCAGATGGATTGAATCTTTACGCCATCGCGACACGAGATACCGAACGGCGTGAAGCAGCACGCGCGGCATATCCAAATGTACAGATCTACCAAACAATTGATGAAGTCATCGCGGATGAGGCGGTTGACCTCGTCGTGTTAGCTACACCACACGACACGCACGCCGAACTCTCCATCAAAGCGATGGATGCAGGGAAGCACGTCGTGACGGACAAAATCATGGCGATGAATACCGACGAAGCGGACGCGATGATTGCGGCAAGTCAACGGAACGATGTCCTGCTCAGCGTCTTTCACAATCGTAGATGGGATTGGGATTATAACACGGTTAGAAAGATTATTGACGACGGTTTGCTCGGAACGCCTTACCTCTTCCAAGTCGCGATTATGCGATACGGCGCGCCGGGCGGTTGGCGTGGGGTTAAACGTCAGAGTGGCGGTATCCTTTACGATTGGCCCGCACACTTCGTCGATCAGGCGTTACAACTCGTGACCGCACCTGTTGAATCTGTGTTCTGTGACGTTCATTACAATTCAAGATGGGACACAGATATCGGTAACTACGCCAACCTCATCATTAAGTTTGAAAACGATGTCCGGTATCAGATTGAGATTGGTAACCTTTCCAAAGCGGAGAAACCGCGTTGGTATATCGTCGGGGACCTGGGCGGCTTAATCAAGTCCGGCTTGGACCCACAGGAGGGCCCGATGCGGGAGGGTAATATTGATGCCGCACAACAGGATCCTGAAAACTATGCCAGAGTTTGGACCGAGGCGGGTGGTGAGGATAGGGAACTCGTCGTCGAAAGCATCCAGACGACGTGGAAGTCTTACTATCAGAACATCGCCGATGTGCTGAACAAAGGCGAGGAATTGGTCGTCAAACCTGAAGAGATTCGCAAAGTCATGCAGGTCTATGACGCGGCGATGCAGTCTGCGGATAGTGGAGAGACGGTGCGGATATAG
- a CDS encoding DUF547 domain-containing protein, with amino-acid sequence MKNRILIVCLLLLSVCGVLFLYHFRVEVDLRTSQPTGDVPFSHDLFDQVLQEHVDERQQVDYAKLKANPEKLEAYLDLLAVADPAALSYNAQLAFWVNAYNALVVKGVIDHYPIMSVRKVKLFNGFFSRLKFQVAGKTYTLNEIEHDIIRTEFVDPRVHFVLVCASSSCPPLWNRVYTAETIEERLETATLNFIQDPEQVRIDRAERRVYLSKIFKWYKDDFKEGYEGVADFLSDYLPPEDAEFLASTDVKFRYLDYDWTLNDQKNNR; translated from the coding sequence ATGAAGAATCGAATCCTAATTGTATGCCTCTTGCTTTTATCTGTGTGCGGTGTGCTCTTCCTCTATCATTTCCGAGTTGAGGTGGATTTACGCACCTCACAACCGACAGGTGATGTCCCATTTTCCCACGATCTATTTGATCAGGTTTTGCAGGAGCATGTTGATGAAAGGCAACAAGTCGATTATGCAAAATTGAAGGCCAACCCTGAAAAATTGGAGGCGTATCTGGACCTACTGGCTGTTGCGGACCCTGCGGCATTGTCCTATAATGCACAGTTGGCGTTTTGGGTTAACGCCTACAATGCACTTGTCGTCAAAGGTGTCATTGACCACTATCCCATAATGAGTGTCCGGAAGGTTAAACTTTTCAACGGATTTTTCTCTCGGCTGAAGTTTCAAGTTGCCGGTAAAACTTATACGCTCAATGAAATTGAACACGACATCATCCGCACGGAGTTTGTGGATCCCCGGGTTCACTTCGTACTTGTGTGTGCGTCAAGCAGCTGCCCGCCTTTGTGGAACCGTGTTTATACTGCCGAGACGATTGAGGAGCGTCTTGAGACCGCAACGCTCAATTTTATTCAGGATCCTGAACAGGTTCGGATTGACCGCGCGGAACGGCGTGTCTACCTCTCGAAAATTTTCAAGTGGTATAAAGATGATTTTAAAGAGGGCTACGAGGGTGTAGCGGATTTCCTCAGCGATTATCTGCCGCCTGAAGACGCAGAATTTCTGGCATCGACGGATGTTAAGTTCCGCTACTTGGACTACGATTGGACGCTGAACGATCAAAAAAACAACCGTTGA
- a CDS encoding mandelate racemase/muconate lactonizing enzyme family protein, which yields MKITDVKTYNLRYPLVEPFANSRGWTSTRSAVVVEISTDAGITGWGEGVSLPSAAAIETHLIGQSPFETERIWEAMRGNIGALSGIDIALWDIMGKALDMPIYQLLGGAFRMKIPAYASGLFKKDKPDITQTLMDEAKGYVDAGFPAVKMKIGFGEAYDVENVAAVRRAIGDETLFAVDANCGYDVGTAIDVGQKLLDYDLFWYEEPITSDDVAGYREIRHALKVRIAGGEILMGRWAFRDLLQQRGLDIVQPDLSIAGGFTECRKIAAMASANYVRVLPHMWGGSIRLAATLHWQATLPDAPQALNPIPSLLEFDMTENRLRTALARQPINAVDGYVDVPQAPGLGIEIDRDVLEQYA from the coding sequence ATGAAAATCACCGACGTTAAAACCTACAATCTACGCTATCCTCTCGTTGAACCCTTTGCGAATTCGCGCGGTTGGACGAGCACTCGATCTGCCGTCGTTGTTGAGATCAGCACGGATGCCGGAATTACCGGTTGGGGCGAGGGTGTCAGCCTTCCATCCGCCGCAGCAATCGAAACACATCTGATTGGACAGTCGCCATTTGAAACAGAGCGGATATGGGAAGCAATGCGCGGGAATATCGGTGCCTTGAGCGGTATCGACATCGCCCTGTGGGACATCATGGGCAAGGCACTAGATATGCCGATCTATCAACTGCTCGGTGGCGCGTTCCGAATGAAGATCCCCGCCTACGCGAGCGGACTTTTCAAAAAAGACAAACCCGACATAACCCAAACATTGATGGATGAGGCGAAAGGGTATGTTGATGCCGGGTTCCCCGCAGTCAAGATGAAGATCGGTTTCGGCGAGGCTTACGATGTGGAGAACGTCGCTGCAGTCCGACGCGCCATCGGAGATGAAACCCTTTTCGCTGTCGATGCGAATTGTGGCTACGATGTCGGAACAGCGATCGACGTTGGACAGAAACTTTTGGATTACGACCTCTTCTGGTATGAGGAACCGATCACCAGTGACGATGTCGCAGGCTATCGGGAGATTCGGCACGCACTGAAGGTGAGAATCGCTGGCGGCGAGATATTGATGGGACGTTGGGCATTCCGCGACCTCCTCCAGCAACGTGGGTTGGATATTGTGCAACCGGATCTGAGCATCGCAGGCGGTTTCACGGAATGTCGGAAGATCGCTGCCATGGCGAGCGCCAACTATGTTCGAGTATTGCCGCACATGTGGGGTGGTAGCATCCGCCTCGCTGCGACGCTGCACTGGCAAGCCACACTCCCGGATGCACCACAAGCACTCAATCCGATCCCCTCGCTTTTGGAGTTTGATATGACCGAGAATCGTCTCCGTACGGCGTTGGCGCGGCAACCGATAAATGCCGTTGATGGATATGTTGACGTTCCGCAGGCACCCGGATTGGGAATTGAGATTGACCGAGACGTGTTGGAACAGTATGCATGA
- a CDS encoding transposase translates to MKKRYPKRVNPQTMITRFQEIFKSVGLKKPSFRNLLFVLIAISVAQTFRINEIASRLPVVVVREKSKQKRFLRFLETPLPIDALKAAWFVSVVSWCCKAGNDHLYLLVDETKLIAGWKALVVAIPFRHRAIPVFWFIYNDQQIRDGIYKSHNEIIQYFCEFVYQEALGVVSKHQQRPVLVFDRGFARARHVIKFLKGRDIVFVMRVPRHVGITLAGSPKKLDDLEDGWYPHILYQTHEQIPLQLYIIRDEAFKDPMYLISDHLSGHQIHHCYKRRMQIEHGFRDIKSRFGFGKLILKKPTQERLEVLWVAACLAYGLLFICYEKVASTHWQKAYNSNNRKTFSVITVIKRVLTDLWNQHFLISFFTHRHSRGDPF, encoded by the coding sequence ATGAAAAAGAGATACCCGAAACGGGTAAATCCACAAACCATGATAACACGTTTTCAAGAGATATTCAAGTCTGTTGGTCTGAAAAAACCGAGTTTCCGTAATCTGCTGTTCGTCTTGATTGCAATCAGTGTTGCGCAAACGTTTCGGATCAATGAGATTGCGTCGCGCTTGCCTGTCGTTGTTGTCCGGGAGAAGTCGAAACAGAAAAGATTTCTGCGTTTCCTTGAAACGCCGTTGCCTATTGATGCGCTCAAGGCAGCTTGGTTTGTGTCGGTTGTCAGTTGGTGTTGCAAGGCAGGCAACGATCATCTGTATTTGCTCGTTGATGAGACGAAACTCATTGCTGGATGGAAGGCACTTGTGGTTGCGATCCCGTTTCGGCATCGTGCGATCCCTGTGTTTTGGTTCATCTATAACGATCAGCAGATCCGCGATGGTATCTATAAAAGTCATAATGAGATCATCCAATACTTCTGTGAGTTTGTGTATCAAGAGGCTTTAGGGGTGGTATCGAAGCATCAGCAACGTCCTGTTCTGGTGTTTGACCGTGGTTTTGCGCGTGCGCGACACGTCATCAAGTTTCTCAAGGGGCGGGATATCGTGTTCGTGATGCGTGTTCCGAGGCATGTTGGTATTACGCTTGCCGGTAGTCCGAAGAAACTTGATGACTTAGAAGATGGCTGGTATCCGCACATCCTTTATCAGACGCACGAGCAGATACCCCTCCAACTTTATATCATCAGAGACGAGGCGTTTAAAGACCCGATGTATCTGATCTCAGATCACCTCTCTGGGCATCAGATACATCACTGCTACAAACGCCGCATGCAGATTGAACACGGTTTCCGAGATATAAAGTCCCGCTTCGGATTTGGAAAACTCATCTTGAAAAAACCGACACAAGAACGTCTTGAGGTCCTTTGGGTGGCTGCCTGTTTGGCCTATGGATTGCTTTTTATCTGTTATGAAAAAGTTGCCTCTACACATTGGCAGAAGGCATATAACAGTAATAATAGAAAAACTTTTTCTGTTATTACTGTTATCAAACGCGTTCTCACGGATTTATGGAACCAGCATTTTCTTATTTCCTTTTTCACCCACAGACACAGTAGAGGCGATCCATTCTGA
- a CDS encoding glutamate-5-semialdehyde dehydrogenase produces the protein MNGNIQKLIQSQARKAKSAMRILSRSSADVRNHALLAMAESLQNSKDEIQAANRIDLENGEKTGVPAPLMQRLLLDDKKIERMVDNLRQVAALPDPIGAVISMGERPNGLKIGTVRVPIGVVGVVYESRPDVTVEVSALCIKSGNGVILRGGSEAIISNATLADILSNTAAAEGVPDAIQFVNTTDRQAVYELIRLPEYVDLVIPRGSNEFVQKLMKESDVPVLGHADGICHIYVDEAADLDMANRICMNAKVGYKVAVCNAVETLLVHSDAAEKFLPTFCDKLQGADVEIRGCERTQQIYPAAKPATEEDWRTEYLDYILSIRVVDDIDAAIEHIETYGSHHSDAIITESYSASQRFLKEVDSAAVYVNASTVFTDGYEFGLGAEVGISTQKLHSRGPMGLEGLTTYKYVVYGDGQVRE, from the coding sequence ATGAACGGAAACATTCAAAAACTGATCCAATCACAGGCACGAAAGGCGAAATCGGCGATGCGGATTTTATCGCGAAGCTCCGCCGATGTCCGAAATCATGCCCTCTTAGCGATGGCTGAGAGTCTACAGAATTCCAAAGATGAAATTCAGGCAGCAAATCGCATTGATCTCGAAAATGGCGAAAAGACTGGAGTCCCCGCACCTCTCATGCAACGCCTGTTGTTAGATGATAAAAAAATAGAACGGATGGTAGACAATCTCCGCCAAGTCGCTGCACTTCCCGATCCGATTGGCGCGGTGATCAGCATGGGCGAGCGACCGAATGGACTTAAAATCGGCACAGTCCGCGTGCCTATTGGTGTTGTCGGTGTCGTTTACGAGTCACGACCTGATGTGACCGTGGAAGTATCAGCACTCTGCATCAAATCTGGAAATGGGGTTATCCTCCGGGGCGGCTCCGAAGCCATTATCTCCAACGCGACGCTCGCGGATATCCTTAGTAACACTGCCGCCGCAGAAGGCGTTCCAGATGCCATCCAGTTCGTTAACACGACCGACCGACAAGCGGTTTACGAACTCATCCGTCTACCAGAATACGTTGATCTCGTTATTCCACGTGGGAGTAACGAATTCGTTCAGAAGTTGATGAAAGAATCTGATGTCCCAGTTCTCGGACATGCCGACGGCATTTGTCATATCTATGTTGACGAAGCCGCTGACCTTGATATGGCAAATAGGATTTGCATGAATGCGAAGGTTGGCTACAAGGTCGCGGTCTGCAACGCTGTAGAGACACTCCTTGTCCACAGCGATGCTGCTGAGAAATTTCTTCCTACTTTCTGTGATAAGTTGCAGGGCGCGGATGTTGAAATCCGCGGATGTGAACGGACACAACAGATTTATCCCGCTGCAAAACCAGCTACCGAAGAAGATTGGCGCACAGAATACCTCGACTATATCCTATCCATTCGCGTGGTGGACGATATAGACGCGGCGATTGAACACATAGAAACTTATGGTTCGCACCACTCAGACGCGATTATCACCGAAAGTTATAGCGCATCGCAGCGTTTTCTCAAAGAGGTGGATTCGGCGGCAGTCTATGTCAACGCCAGTACTGTCTTTACCGACGGTTATGAGTTTGGATTGGGTGCCGAGGTCGGCATTAGCACGCAGAAACTCCATTCCCGCGGTCCAATGGGACTTGAAGGATTGACGACTTACAAATATGTCGTCTATGGAGACGGTCAGGTGCGTGAGTAA
- a CDS encoding heavy-metal-associated domain-containing protein encodes MEKIKLKINDRSCQHCVKTGIDALTELEGIQRAEMDPRKGEAVVHFDPLRITTANVMKVISKIGFEAVGKPDLYR; translated from the coding sequence ATGGAAAAAATAAAATTAAAAATTAATGATAGGTCTTGTCAACATTGCGTCAAAACGGGGATAGATGCCTTGACGGAGCTTGAAGGCATTCAGCGTGCGGAGATGGACCCGCGCAAAGGCGAGGCAGTTGTGCATTTTGATCCCTTACGCATCACGACTGCCAACGTCATGAAGGTCATATCGAAAATAGGTTTTGAAGCAGTGGGAAAACCGGATCTTTATCGTTAA
- a CDS encoding glycerophosphodiester phosphodiesterase family protein, with product MHPWIRIAHRGASGTAPENTVSAFKKALEIGVDAVELDLHGTADGEAVVIHDSTLDRTTNLRGSVNQATLETIKRADAGEWFDAEFAGEPVPTLEEALECIARETIAVLEIKDPLIAEAVVAKIHKTDTLDLAVVISFHTTVLQTIRALEPRIPIGWLIGNHNKHLSPIHLCQQLGELGSSLLNVNHQLITAEFAYEVQRRGVALWSWTVDDLTRMREMKEFGVQGITSNYPERFAQI from the coding sequence ATGCATCCATGGATTCGGATTGCACACCGTGGAGCATCGGGAACTGCTCCAGAGAATACGGTATCAGCTTTTAAAAAAGCCCTTGAAATCGGTGTAGATGCCGTAGAACTCGATCTGCACGGGACTGCCGACGGTGAGGCCGTCGTGATACACGATTCCACCTTGGACCGAACGACTAACCTCCGCGGAAGCGTCAACCAAGCCACCTTAGAAACGATTAAGCGTGCGGATGCTGGAGAATGGTTTGATGCTGAATTTGCAGGTGAACCGGTACCGACGCTTGAAGAGGCATTAGAATGCATCGCAAGGGAGACAATTGCTGTCCTGGAAATCAAAGATCCACTGATAGCCGAAGCAGTTGTCGCAAAAATTCATAAGACAGATACGTTAGATCTCGCCGTTGTTATTTCCTTTCACACCACGGTCTTACAAACTATCCGTGCATTAGAACCCCGTATCCCAATAGGATGGCTCATTGGGAATCACAATAAACATCTGTCTCCTATTCATCTGTGCCAGCAATTAGGGGAGCTCGGTAGCAGCCTGCTAAACGTCAATCATCAACTGATTACAGCGGAATTCGCTTATGAAGTTCAACGCCGTGGGGTTGCCTTGTGGTCTTGGACTGTAGATGACCTTACTCGCATGCGCGAAATGAAGGAATTCGGTGTCCAAGGTATCACCTCAAATTATCCAGAACGTTTCGCTCAAATTTAG